Part of the Ignavibacterium album JCM 16511 genome, GTTTCAAATCAGGGACAAGGTAACTTAGCACAAGGTGAGGGAAGTTTTGGATTTGATATTGAATGGGGTGGAAGTGGTACAAGAAGAATTTATTATTACACACTTCCTGAATATCCTGAAGGTGTTCAAAAAGAGATTGATATCAGAATTCGCTTTACTATTAAACCAGATGGTACCGTTGGGTCTGTAACTTTGCTTACCAAAGCAGATGCAAGATTAGAACAGGCAGCTATTAATTCTTTGTGGCAATGGAGATTTGAACCATTACCTCCGAATGCAAAACAAACTAATCAGACTGCTGTGATTGTTTTTCCTTATCGGCTGAGATAAAATCTTCCGAGTAGTAAAACTTGTAAAAGAAAAATTCTGCAATTGTTAAAAGAACAAGCGAGAAAGTATCGCGGTTTAATTCTCTGCCAAATCCTTCCGGTTCCATTAATGCTTTTGCAATCATACCGGTTATTGTCCATCCGACAGAAAATAAAATTACTATCAATCCAACATTCAAAAAAGCAGTTGAGAGACTTTCATCCTGCCATTTTTTTGTAAAGATGACAAGTATGAATAAAATATGAATTGCGAAAATTATTCCGGTTATCATTATTATTCTTCCGTTCTTCTCTTGTTCAATAATCCCATTCCTATAAGTCCACCAATCATTCCGAAAATTGTATTGGTGATGAAATTACTTATAAATAAAATGAACAAATAAAGCGGGGAAAATCCTGACTTCTGGATTTGTTTTGCCATTTGTTTCAGCAGCTTTAATGATTCCTCAGCCATTGGTCCGAAATTAAGTTCACGGATTAAAGATTCTGATTGTGGAAGTGCTTCGATAAAATCATTTGATTTAGTTATGAATGTGATTAAAATATCAAGTGCCGTTATAAAAAAAGTGGCGAACAATCCGGTCATCAGACCAAATACCACAGCTTTACTGGCTGCGATTCGTTCAAAATTTTTATTGACTCTCTGATCTAAGATTAAAGCTAAAATTGCTGCAGCGGGTACAATCAAACAACAACTGAAACTTTTAATGCCCGGAACGATTGATAAAACAGCAGCACCAAATCCTGCAATAAAAGTTGGGAGATATTTTTTCAAAAATTTTTTTCCTTAGTTAATTCAAGAAAATAATCTTTTATTATTTCAAAGATAAAAATAAATAGTGATGCACCGAAGATATTTCCTGTGATGAATGAAATAACTTTGTTGTATTCATAAACTCCAAAGCTTATAAAAATAACATCAAGCAACATTGGAATTGCACTATAAAACAAAAGGCGTTTACTTATGCTGATTGATACCGGCAAAAGGTTTAGAAAAGCAGTAATCAAAGCACCAAAATAAATTCCTGTACATCTGGCACAAACCATCAGTTGCAAATGGTTACAGGTAAAACTTCTTTCAATTTTTTGATGGCACACAGGTGAATAGAAAAATTTTATAAGATGATATACAAACAGATTATCTTTTCCAATCAAGCAAGGACTGAATATTCCAATGTTCCAAATAACAAGTCCGGAAAGTAAAATTAGTTTTATTGAAAAAACTTTTTTGCTTTGCATATTAATCAATCGGAAGAGGGAAGGAAAATCAGAATTTTCTTCGGAGTAAGAACATAAAGTTTATCTATAAACAATATTGAGCTAACGATATCATTATCAAATTCGTAATCTGTTGTCAGATAATAAAAATCTATATTTGTTTTAGAGAATTTTGCAAAGAGTATTTTCTTTTTCGAAGTGAGTGTTATATTGTCAAATAAAATCTCTAAAGAATTTATCTGTTCAGTGAATTTAACTTTTGAAAATCCATTCCCGAACTGATCAAAAGCAATCAAAAAATTCTGGTCAGCAATAAAGATAATACCATTTGAACTTATCGCCATTGCAACCGGATTTCCGAGAGCAAACTCTCCGGCATCAATGCCGCCAAATTGC contains:
- a CDS encoding DUF4199 family protein gives rise to the protein MKKYLPTFIAGFGAAVLSIVPGIKSFSCCLIVPAAAILALILDQRVNKNFERIAASKAVVFGLMTGLFATFFITALDILITFITKSNDFIEALPQSESLIRELNFGPMAEESLKLLKQMAKQIQKSGFSPLYLFILFISNFITNTIFGMIGGLIGMGLLNKRRTEE
- a CDS encoding DUF2085 domain-containing protein; its protein translation is MQSKKVFSIKLILLSGLVIWNIGIFSPCLIGKDNLFVYHLIKFFYSPVCHQKIERSFTCNHLQLMVCARCTGIYFGALITAFLNLLPVSISISKRLLFYSAIPMLLDVIFISFGVYEYNKVISFITGNIFGASLFIFIFEIIKDYFLELTKEKNF